Proteins co-encoded in one Actinomadura luteofluorescens genomic window:
- a CDS encoding hydrogenase maturation nickel metallochaperone HypA produces MTESVIAAISTQLPDSRVVVVHLEIGRLSGVMPDAVRFCFELAGEGTCVEGARLDITEPEGVGDCAACGVSFPARDPLAMCPCGSADVVISGGADLTIKAVEVADDV; encoded by the coding sequence GTGACGGAGAGCGTCATCGCGGCAATTTCCACCCAATTGCCCGATTCGCGGGTGGTGGTGGTCCACCTCGAAATAGGGAGACTTTCCGGAGTCATGCCGGACGCGGTGCGATTCTGCTTCGAACTGGCCGGCGAGGGGACGTGCGTCGAGGGCGCGCGGCTCGACATCACCGAGCCGGAGGGCGTCGGCGACTGCGCCGCCTGCGGGGTCTCGTTCCCCGCGCGCGACCCGCTCGCGATGTGCCCGTGCGGCAGCGCCGACGTGGTGATCAGCGGCGGCGCCGACCTGACGATCAAAGCGGTGGAGGTCGCCGACGATGTGTGA
- a CDS encoding peptide chain release factor 3 — MSAGIGTAEDVAAEAARRRTFAVISHPDAGKSTLTEALALHAQAIEQAGAVHGKAGRRGVRSDWMDMERSRGISITSSVLRFEFGDALLNLLDTPGHADFSEDTYRVLAAVDGAIMLLDSAKGLEAQTLKLFDVCRHRGIPVITFVNKWDRPGREPLELLDEVEQRIGLHPAPLNWPVGIAGDFRGLIDRADGAYTRFRRTPGGATRAVAERVPADQAAAEEGQAWATANEELALLEEIGAVLDIDAFAAGTCTPVLFGAALPNFGVSALLETVRRLAPAPSARTDAAGHARPVTAPFSGQVFKVQAGMDRAHRDRLAFIRVCSGRFERGATLTHAPTGRPLATKYAQTVFGRDRSTLDAAYPGDVIGLPNASGLTVGDTLYTKTPVTFPPIPAFAPEHFMVTRVKDNSRAKQFRRGIDQLDSEGVVQVLRSDLRGDQAPVLAAVGPLQFDVFTARMADEFGAPVELSRLDYTTARITDKESAETLDGRRGIEVLTRTLDGSYIAVFVDKWRVRAIEREYPDLTLTPMLAAGVPD, encoded by the coding sequence GTGAGCGCCGGAATCGGCACGGCGGAGGACGTTGCGGCGGAGGCGGCGCGCCGCCGGACGTTCGCGGTGATCAGCCACCCGGACGCGGGCAAGTCCACGCTGACCGAGGCCCTGGCCCTGCACGCGCAGGCGATCGAGCAGGCCGGCGCGGTGCACGGCAAGGCCGGGCGGCGGGGCGTGCGGTCGGACTGGATGGACATGGAGCGCTCGCGCGGCATCTCCATCACCTCCTCGGTGCTGCGGTTCGAGTTCGGCGACGCCCTGCTGAACCTGCTCGACACCCCGGGCCACGCCGACTTCTCCGAGGACACCTACCGCGTGCTGGCCGCCGTCGACGGGGCGATCATGCTGCTCGACTCGGCCAAGGGCCTGGAGGCGCAGACGCTCAAGCTGTTCGACGTGTGCCGCCACCGCGGCATCCCCGTCATCACGTTCGTCAACAAGTGGGACCGGCCGGGCCGCGAGCCGCTGGAGCTGCTGGACGAGGTCGAGCAGCGCATCGGCCTGCACCCGGCGCCGCTGAACTGGCCGGTCGGGATCGCCGGCGACTTCCGCGGCCTGATCGACCGCGCCGACGGCGCCTACACCCGGTTCCGCCGCACCCCGGGCGGCGCCACCCGCGCGGTCGCCGAACGCGTCCCCGCCGACCAGGCCGCCGCCGAGGAGGGCCAGGCGTGGGCGACCGCGAACGAGGAGCTGGCGCTGCTGGAGGAGATCGGCGCCGTCCTCGACATTGACGCCTTCGCCGCCGGCACCTGCACGCCCGTCCTGTTCGGCGCCGCGCTGCCCAACTTCGGCGTGAGCGCGCTGCTGGAGACCGTGCGCCGCCTGGCGCCCGCGCCGTCCGCGCGCACCGACGCCGCAGGCCACGCGCGCCCGGTGACGGCGCCGTTCTCCGGGCAGGTGTTCAAGGTGCAGGCGGGCATGGACCGGGCGCACCGCGACCGGCTGGCCTTCATCCGGGTCTGCTCGGGCCGGTTCGAGCGCGGCGCGACCCTCACCCACGCCCCGACCGGGCGTCCGCTGGCGACCAAGTACGCCCAGACGGTCTTCGGCCGCGACCGCTCCACGCTGGACGCCGCCTACCCGGGGGACGTGATCGGGCTGCCCAACGCCTCCGGCCTGACCGTCGGCGACACCCTGTACACCAAGACGCCCGTGACGTTCCCGCCGATCCCGGCGTTCGCCCCCGAGCACTTCATGGTGACGCGGGTCAAGGACAACAGCCGGGCCAAGCAGTTCCGCCGCGGCATCGACCAGCTCGACAGCGAGGGCGTCGTGCAGGTGCTGCGCAGCGACCTGCGCGGCGACCAGGCCCCCGTCCTCGCCGCGGTCGGCCCGCTCCAGTTCGACGTGTTCACCGCACGGATGGCCGACGAGTTCGGCGCGCCGGTCGAGCTGTCCCGCCTCGACTACACGACCGCCCGCATCACCGACAAGGAGTCCGCCGAGACGCTCGACGGGCGCCGAGGCATCGAGG
- a CDS encoding TetR/AcrR family transcriptional regulator, with translation MASTRTVASTRWAGVPASRRRDERRAMLVRAAFRLFGEEGEAALTVRAVCREAELHTRYFYENFADTGELLAAVYDREAAALGEVLARALDEAGPRPDVRTRAGIRGVLSFISDDPRRGRVLFAEARGNEVLAERRRAAQTALLDGVLAMSRAESPRLPVVVAATMFTGAMTELAGQWADGRLGDDLDAVVDSAVELSLALHATTAPHLSGG, from the coding sequence ATGGCGAGCACGCGCACGGTCGCGTCCACGCGGTGGGCCGGCGTCCCCGCGAGCCGGCGCCGCGACGAGCGGCGCGCCATGCTCGTCCGGGCCGCGTTCCGGCTGTTCGGCGAGGAGGGCGAGGCCGCGCTCACCGTCCGCGCCGTCTGCCGCGAGGCCGAGCTGCACACGCGCTACTTCTACGAGAACTTCGCCGACACCGGCGAGCTGCTCGCCGCCGTCTACGACCGGGAGGCCGCCGCCCTCGGCGAGGTCCTGGCACGCGCCCTGGACGAGGCCGGCCCCCGCCCGGACGTCCGCACGCGCGCCGGCATCCGCGGCGTGCTGAGCTTCATCAGCGACGACCCCCGCCGGGGCCGCGTCCTGTTCGCCGAGGCGCGCGGCAACGAGGTGCTGGCCGAGCGCCGCCGCGCCGCGCAGACCGCCCTGCTGGACGGCGTCCTCGCGATGAGCCGCGCCGAGAGCCCGCGGCTCCCCGTCGTCGTCGCCGCGACGATGTTCACCGGCGCGATGACCGAGCTGGCCGGGCAGTGGGCCGACGGCCGCCTGGGCGACGACCTCGACGCCGTCGTCGACAGCGCCGTCGAGCTCTCCCTCGCCCTCCACGCGACGACCGCCCCGCACCTCTCCGGCGGGTAG
- a CDS encoding oxygenase MpaB family protein: MPSKTNIIAARFERAFDADIRSRFFRGLEFAGPEGDPGWFGPGSAVWYVHSHLPTLLLGLVGAAYIEGLDPSISWMAYDHSRIPERVDGVPTGGIDPEGAAVRLGHSLSFFIGTAYGSTATAERLARTVRAMHHTVKGTRPDGLAYDADDPEWLRWNYATVVWGLATAHERYHRRPLKGDDLERYYREFVRVGEALGGTDLPATKADVAECLESYLPRLAITPIKAFGTGPNLRDSKTKPWEPGSPFMDWAARDMLPEWARKLALYQPPNPVTLRLRRTTLWVVLNALHDATGPLPEFRQARARVAAGVSAPVASTAPVAPDPVLSRAEVEAGA, translated from the coding sequence ATGCCATCGAAGACCAACATCATCGCGGCGCGGTTCGAGCGGGCCTTCGACGCCGACATCCGCTCCAGGTTCTTCCGCGGGCTGGAGTTCGCGGGTCCGGAGGGCGACCCTGGCTGGTTCGGGCCCGGCAGCGCGGTCTGGTACGTCCACTCGCACCTGCCGACCCTGCTGCTCGGCCTGGTCGGGGCCGCCTACATCGAGGGCCTGGACCCGAGCATCAGCTGGATGGCCTACGACCACTCCCGCATCCCCGAGCGCGTCGACGGCGTCCCGACCGGCGGCATCGACCCCGAGGGCGCGGCCGTGCGGCTCGGGCACTCCCTCTCGTTCTTCATCGGGACGGCCTACGGCTCCACCGCGACGGCCGAGCGCCTCGCCCGGACCGTCCGCGCCATGCACCACACGGTGAAGGGCACCCGTCCGGACGGGCTCGCCTACGACGCCGACGACCCCGAATGGCTGCGCTGGAACTACGCGACCGTGGTGTGGGGGCTGGCGACCGCGCACGAGCGCTACCACCGCCGCCCGCTCAAGGGCGACGACCTGGAGCGGTACTACCGCGAGTTCGTCCGCGTCGGCGAGGCCCTCGGAGGGACGGACCTGCCCGCCACCAAGGCGGACGTGGCCGAGTGCCTGGAGTCCTACCTGCCGCGCCTCGCGATCACCCCGATCAAGGCGTTCGGGACGGGGCCCAACCTGCGCGACAGCAAGACCAAGCCGTGGGAGCCCGGCAGCCCGTTCATGGACTGGGCGGCCCGCGACATGCTGCCGGAGTGGGCGCGCAAGCTCGCCCTCTACCAGCCGCCCAACCCGGTGACGCTGCGGCTGCGCCGGACGACGCTGTGGGTCGTCCTCAACGCCCTGCACGACGCCACCGGCCCCCTGCCGGAGTTCCGCCAGGCGCGGGCGCGGGTCGCGGCGGGCGTGTCGGCGCCGGTCGCCTCCACCGCGCCGGTCGCTCCCGACCCGGTGCTGTCGCGCGCGGAGGTGGAGGCCGGCGCCTGA
- the hypB gene encoding hydrogenase nickel incorporation protein HypB encodes MCETCGCDGEDAARLTTLTAPGDGPGHAAGRIHVHDPVPGHGHGHEDGHVVTLGQKVLARNDDLAGRNRAWLAERGIAALNVMSSPGSGKTTLLERTVADLSRDRPISVIEGDQETLLDARRLAAAGARTVQVNTGAGCHLDAAMVAGALAALAPPDGSTVFVENVGNLVCPALFDLGERARVVLMSVTEGDDKPLKYPHMFRGADVLLLNKTDLLPHVDFDVDACRDAARRLCPGLRVLPVSATRGDGLDAWYDWLDEATAGP; translated from the coding sequence ATGTGTGAGACCTGCGGCTGCGACGGCGAGGACGCCGCGCGCCTGACGACCCTGACGGCCCCAGGGGACGGCCCCGGCCACGCCGCCGGGCGCATCCACGTCCACGACCCGGTCCCCGGGCATGGGCATGGGCACGAGGACGGGCACGTCGTGACGCTGGGCCAGAAGGTGCTGGCCCGCAACGACGACCTGGCCGGCCGGAACCGGGCGTGGCTGGCCGAACGCGGCATCGCCGCGCTCAACGTGATGAGCTCCCCCGGTTCGGGGAAGACGACGCTGCTGGAGCGCACCGTCGCCGACCTGAGCCGGGACCGCCCGATCTCGGTGATCGAGGGCGACCAGGAGACGCTGCTGGACGCGCGGCGCCTCGCCGCCGCCGGGGCCCGGACCGTCCAGGTCAACACGGGCGCCGGCTGCCACCTCGACGCCGCGATGGTGGCCGGCGCGCTGGCCGCGCTGGCCCCGCCGGACGGATCCACGGTGTTCGTCGAGAACGTCGGCAACCTCGTCTGCCCGGCGCTGTTCGACCTCGGCGAGCGGGCCCGCGTCGTGCTCATGTCCGTCACCGAGGGCGACGACAAGCCGCTGAAGTACCCGCACATGTTCCGCGGCGCGGACGTCCTGCTGCTCAACAAGACCGACCTGCTGCCGCACGTCGACTTCGACGTGGACGCCTGCCGGGACGCGGCCCGCCGGCTGTGCCCCGGGCTGCGCGTGCTGCCCGTCTCGGCGACCCGCGGCGACGGCCTGGACGCCTGGTACGACTGGCTCGACGAGGCGACGGCAGGGCCTTGA
- a CDS encoding NADH-quinone oxidoreductase subunit B family protein, translated as MTSAAPAQPLTDEIHILWTSEGMSCDGDTVSVTAASLPSIEDVVLGAIPGLPKVHLHNKVLAYENGDEFMEAFRQAARGELAPFVLVVEGSIPNENINGEGYWTSMGNDPETGEPITLNTWIDRLAPKAWAVVAIGTCATYGGIHAMAGNPTGCMGLADYLGWDFRSAGGLPIVNVPGCPVQPDNFMETLLWVLHQAAGQAPVIPLDDKLRPTWLFGKTVHEGCDRAAYYEQADFARDYNSPKCQVKIGCWGPVVNCNVTKRGWMDGVGGCPNVGGICIGCTMPGFPDKFMPFMDEPPGASLSTTLLRSYGPFIRKMRSITNKSANREPKWRHNRERLTSGYQPRWPHQ; from the coding sequence ATGACGAGCGCGGCTCCGGCGCAACCGCTGACGGACGAGATCCACATTCTGTGGACGTCCGAGGGAATGAGCTGCGACGGGGACACGGTCTCGGTGACCGCGGCCTCGCTGCCGAGCATCGAGGACGTCGTCCTCGGCGCGATACCGGGCCTGCCGAAGGTCCACCTGCACAACAAGGTGCTCGCCTACGAGAACGGCGACGAGTTCATGGAGGCGTTCCGGCAGGCCGCGCGCGGCGAGCTGGCACCCTTCGTCCTCGTCGTCGAGGGCTCGATCCCCAACGAGAACATCAACGGGGAGGGCTACTGGACGTCCATGGGCAACGACCCCGAGACCGGCGAGCCGATCACGCTGAACACGTGGATCGACCGGCTCGCGCCGAAGGCCTGGGCGGTCGTGGCGATCGGGACGTGCGCGACCTACGGCGGCATCCACGCCATGGCGGGCAACCCGACGGGCTGCATGGGCCTCGCCGACTACCTCGGCTGGGACTTCCGCTCCGCGGGAGGGCTGCCGATCGTGAACGTGCCGGGGTGCCCCGTCCAGCCGGACAACTTCATGGAGACGCTGCTCTGGGTGCTGCACCAGGCCGCCGGGCAGGCGCCGGTCATCCCGCTGGACGACAAGCTGCGCCCGACGTGGCTGTTCGGCAAGACCGTGCACGAGGGCTGCGACCGCGCCGCCTACTACGAGCAGGCCGACTTCGCGCGCGACTACAACTCGCCGAAGTGCCAGGTGAAGATCGGATGCTGGGGCCCGGTCGTGAACTGCAACGTCACCAAGCGCGGCTGGATGGACGGCGTCGGCGGCTGCCCCAACGTGGGCGGCATCTGCATCGGCTGCACCATGCCCGGCTTCCCGGACAAGTTCATGCCGTTCATGGACGAGCCGCCCGGGGCGAGCCTGTCCACGACGCTGCTGCGGTCCTACGGGCCGTTCATCCGGAAGATGCGGTCGATCACCAACAAGAGCGCGAACCGGGAGCCGAAGTGGCGCCACAACCGGGAGAGGCTGACCAGCGGCTACCAGCCCCGCTGGCCGCACCAGTGA
- a CDS encoding aldo/keto reductase codes for MQYRKLGRTGVEVSTQTLGAMMFGAVGNPDHADSERIIHRALDAGINFIDTADMYSAGESEEIVGKALKGRRDDVVLASKFFFPLGEERNSRGGSRRYIVRAVEDSLRRLGTDRIDLYQMHRRDWETDLEETLDALTDLVRQGKVLYVGSSSFPADWIVEAQWAAERRGGVRFVCEQPQYSIFSRSIEESMLPAARRHGMGVIPWSPLAGGWLTGKYRRGEQAPEGARFAPSENSAWAGRTVDVDPSASARYDAVERLTKIAEGAGLSLTHLALGFVAEHPAITSTIIGPKTMAQLEDLLGAADVRLDAATLDAIDEVVPPGTDMAGIRHGTGNPSLEAGNRRRS; via the coding sequence ATGCAGTACCGCAAGCTCGGCCGTACCGGCGTCGAGGTCAGCACCCAGACCCTCGGCGCGATGATGTTCGGCGCCGTCGGCAACCCCGACCACGCCGATTCCGAACGCATCATCCACCGGGCGCTGGACGCCGGGATCAACTTCATCGACACCGCCGACATGTACTCGGCCGGTGAGAGCGAGGAGATCGTCGGGAAGGCCCTCAAGGGCCGCCGGGACGACGTCGTCCTCGCCTCGAAGTTCTTCTTCCCCCTCGGCGAGGAGCGCAACTCGCGGGGCGGCTCGCGGCGCTACATCGTCCGCGCCGTGGAGGACAGCCTGCGCCGCCTCGGCACCGACCGCATCGACCTGTACCAGATGCACCGCCGCGACTGGGAGACCGACCTCGAGGAGACCCTCGACGCGCTGACCGACCTCGTCCGCCAGGGCAAGGTGCTCTACGTCGGGTCGTCGTCGTTCCCCGCGGACTGGATCGTCGAGGCGCAGTGGGCCGCCGAGCGCCGGGGCGGCGTCCGGTTCGTCTGCGAGCAGCCGCAGTACTCGATCTTCTCGCGGTCGATCGAGGAGTCGATGCTGCCCGCGGCGCGGCGGCACGGCATGGGCGTCATCCCGTGGAGCCCGCTCGCCGGCGGTTGGCTCACCGGCAAGTACCGGCGCGGCGAGCAGGCCCCCGAGGGCGCCCGCTTCGCGCCGTCGGAGAACTCGGCGTGGGCGGGCCGCACGGTCGACGTCGACCCCAGCGCCTCGGCCCGCTACGACGCCGTGGAGCGCCTCACCAAGATCGCCGAGGGGGCGGGCCTCTCGCTGACCCACCTGGCCCTCGGCTTCGTGGCCGAGCACCCGGCCATCACCTCGACGATCATCGGGCCGAAGACGATGGCGCAGCTGGAGGACCTGCTCGGCGCCGCCGACGTCCGGCTCGACGCCGCCACCCTCGACGCCATCGACGAGGTCGTCCCGCCCGGTACCGACATGGCCGGCATCCGGCACGGGACCGGCAACCCGTCCCTGGAGGCGGGGAACCGCCGCCGGTCCTGA
- a CDS encoding acyl-CoA dehydrogenase gives MAIAISDEHRELARTARSFLRDQEARAANRALLDAEKETLPAFWAEFAALGLLGLHLPEEHGGGGAGLPELVVVAEELGRAAAPGPMLPTMIASAVLAASGDGERRARLLPGLASGATPAALGLDGALTVTGGAATGDAGVVLGGGLAELLVLPAGDDMVVVRADAPGVAVEVPGNLDPSRRSARVRLDGAAVEVLAGARARATAVARTLMSAEAVGGALECVETATAYAKVRQQFGRPIATFQAVKHHCANMLVAAELATAAVWDAARAASGPPDQFELAAAVAAALALPAFTSNAGLNIQVHGGIGFTWEHDAHLLLRRAATLEAVAGPHAAERDVTRLRAAGVAREASLDLPPEAEARRAEIRALAREIAALPEAEQRERLIETGYVQPHWPRPWGVAASAGLQLVIEDEFRAAGVKRPQLGITGWVILTLVQHGTQDQIDRWVRPALTGEEVWCQLFSEPEAGSDAAAVRTRAVKVDGGWLVNGQKVWTSGAQYCRWGFATVRTDPDAPKHSGVTMVVVDMHHPGVEVRPLRQTTGTSDFNEVFFSDVFVPDADVVGAPNQGWTVARATLGNERVSIGGGVGGPPGPDVFRLYAEHGDRVPAAAERVGAYAAEEQALRLLNLRSAERAVAGGEPGPEGNITKLVLAEHGHATAALLAEFAGPQVAFTDGLGQFAGLMRLGSRGMSIAGGTSEITRNQIAERILGLPRDPLIR, from the coding sequence ATGGCGATCGCCATCAGCGACGAACACCGCGAGCTGGCACGGACGGCGCGCTCGTTCCTGCGCGACCAGGAGGCGCGGGCGGCGAACCGCGCGCTGCTGGACGCCGAGAAGGAGACCCTGCCCGCCTTCTGGGCGGAGTTCGCCGCGCTGGGACTGCTCGGCCTGCACCTTCCCGAGGAGCACGGCGGCGGGGGAGCGGGCCTGCCGGAGCTGGTCGTGGTCGCCGAGGAGCTCGGCCGCGCCGCCGCGCCCGGCCCGATGCTGCCGACGATGATCGCGTCCGCCGTCCTCGCCGCGTCGGGCGACGGGGAGCGGCGGGCCCGCCTCCTGCCCGGCCTCGCGTCGGGCGCGACCCCGGCGGCCCTCGGGCTGGACGGCGCGCTCACCGTGACCGGCGGCGCCGCGACCGGGGACGCGGGCGTCGTGCTGGGCGGCGGCCTCGCGGAACTGCTCGTCCTGCCCGCCGGCGACGACATGGTCGTCGTGCGGGCCGACGCGCCGGGCGTCGCGGTCGAGGTGCCCGGCAACCTGGACCCGTCCCGCCGCTCCGCCCGCGTGCGGCTGGACGGCGCCGCCGTGGAGGTGCTCGCCGGGGCCCGCGCCCGCGCGACCGCCGTCGCCCGGACGCTGATGTCGGCCGAGGCGGTCGGCGGCGCGCTGGAGTGCGTCGAGACCGCCACCGCGTACGCCAAGGTGCGGCAGCAGTTCGGGCGGCCGATCGCGACGTTCCAGGCCGTCAAGCACCACTGCGCGAACATGCTCGTCGCCGCGGAGCTGGCCACGGCCGCGGTGTGGGACGCGGCGCGGGCCGCGTCCGGCCCGCCCGACCAGTTCGAGCTGGCCGCGGCCGTGGCGGCGGCGCTGGCCCTGCCCGCCTTCACCTCCAACGCGGGCCTGAACATCCAGGTGCACGGCGGCATCGGCTTCACCTGGGAGCACGACGCGCACCTGCTGCTGCGCCGCGCCGCGACGCTGGAGGCCGTCGCCGGGCCGCACGCCGCGGAGCGGGACGTGACCCGGCTGCGGGCGGCCGGGGTCGCCCGGGAGGCGAGCCTCGACCTGCCGCCCGAGGCCGAGGCGCGGCGCGCGGAGATCCGGGCGCTGGCCCGGGAGATCGCCGCGCTGCCCGAGGCCGAGCAGCGCGAGAGGCTGATCGAGACCGGCTACGTCCAGCCGCACTGGCCGCGCCCCTGGGGCGTGGCGGCGAGCGCCGGGCTGCAACTGGTCATCGAGGACGAGTTCCGCGCGGCGGGCGTGAAGCGCCCGCAGCTCGGCATCACCGGCTGGGTGATCCTCACGCTCGTCCAGCACGGCACGCAGGACCAGATCGACCGGTGGGTGCGCCCCGCGCTCACCGGCGAGGAGGTCTGGTGCCAGCTGTTCAGCGAGCCCGAGGCCGGGTCGGACGCGGCCGCCGTCAGGACCCGCGCCGTGAAGGTGGACGGCGGCTGGCTCGTCAACGGCCAGAAGGTGTGGACGAGCGGCGCCCAGTACTGCCGCTGGGGCTTCGCCACCGTCCGCACCGACCCCGACGCGCCGAAGCACTCCGGGGTCACGATGGTCGTCGTCGACATGCACCACCCGGGCGTGGAGGTCCGGCCGCTGCGCCAGACGACCGGGACCTCCGACTTCAACGAGGTGTTCTTCTCCGACGTGTTCGTCCCGGACGCCGACGTCGTCGGAGCCCCCAACCAGGGCTGGACGGTCGCCCGCGCCACCCTCGGCAACGAGCGGGTCAGCATCGGCGGTGGTGTCGGCGGCCCGCCGGGACCCGACGTGTTCCGGCTCTACGCCGAGCACGGCGACCGCGTTCCGGCGGCGGCCGAGCGCGTCGGCGCGTACGCCGCCGAGGAGCAGGCGCTGCGCCTGCTCAACCTGCGGTCGGCCGAGCGCGCGGTCGCGGGCGGCGAGCCGGGCCCCGAGGGCAACATCACCAAGCTCGTCCTCGCCGAGCACGGCCACGCCACCGCCGCGCTCCTCGCCGAGTTCGCCGGGCCGCAGGTCGCGTTCACCGACGGCCTCGGCCAGTTCGCGGGCCTGATGCGCCTCGGGTCGCGCGGCATGTCCATCGCGGGCGGCACCTCCGAGATCACCCGCAACCAGATCGCCGAGCGCATCCTCGGCCTGCCCCGCGACCCGCTGATCCGCTAG